The Actinomadura sp. WMMB 499 genome includes a window with the following:
- a CDS encoding DUF3618 domain-containing protein: MADRGRDPEQVEREIERTRAELARNIDELADRLNPKHVAQRGTERLKEEAGIVAQAMGSLVRPAEGEDGEPGRIDQRVVLAGVGTAVALTALVLWRRSRKRR, from the coding sequence ATGGCTGACAGGGGCCGCGACCCGGAGCAAGTGGAGCGGGAGATCGAGCGCACCCGCGCGGAGCTCGCGCGCAACATCGACGAGCTCGCGGACCGGCTCAACCCGAAGCACGTCGCCCAGCGGGGAACCGAGCGGCTGAAGGAGGAGGCCGGGATCGTCGCGCAGGCGATGGGCTCGCTCGTCCGTCCCGCCGAGGGCGAGGACGGCGAACCGGGCCGGATCGACCAGCGGGTCGTGCTGGCCGGGGTCGGCACGGCCGTCGCGCTGACCGCGCTGGTCCTGTGGCGCCGGAGCCGCAAGCGCCGCTGA
- a CDS encoding DUF998 domain-containing protein → MTAALWAGTAGAWAFVAVFVLDGWTRPGYRPVRHPVSALALGSRGGVQAANFVVCGLAVMAGAVAVAGRPDGAVLAVAIGVFGASLVASGVFPMDAMRGYPPGTPDETPEEVSLRHRAHDWAGVAVFTSLPVAAFAAAFAVPDPGWKWYSGLTGAALLAGFFAFGQAWETDSRYAGLVQRAVIIVGWLWLGMLFAYAATAG, encoded by the coding sequence GTGACCGCGGCGCTGTGGGCGGGGACGGCGGGTGCGTGGGCGTTCGTCGCGGTGTTCGTGCTGGACGGCTGGACGCGGCCCGGCTACCGGCCGGTGCGGCACCCGGTCAGCGCGCTCGCGCTCGGTTCGCGCGGCGGGGTGCAGGCCGCGAACTTCGTGGTGTGCGGCCTGGCGGTCATGGCGGGGGCGGTCGCCGTGGCGGGACGGCCGGACGGCGCCGTCCTCGCGGTGGCGATCGGGGTGTTCGGCGCCTCGCTCGTGGCGTCGGGGGTGTTCCCCATGGACGCCATGCGCGGCTATCCCCCGGGGACCCCCGACGAGACCCCGGAGGAGGTGTCCTTGCGCCACCGGGCCCACGACTGGGCGGGTGTGGCGGTCTTCACATCGCTGCCCGTCGCGGCGTTCGCGGCGGCGTTCGCCGTGCCGGATCCGGGCTGGAAGTGGTACTCGGGCCTGACCGGCGCCGCCCTCCTCGCCGGCTTCTTCGCGTTCGGGCAGGCGTGGGAGACCGACTCGCGGTACGCGGGCCTGGTGCAGCGCGCGGTGATCATCGTCGGCTGGCTCTGGCTGGGGATGCTGTTCGCGTACGCGGCCACGGCCGGGTGA
- the purU gene encoding formyltetrahydrofolate deformylase, giving the protein MKQYVLTLSCPDRPGIVAAVSGLLAERGCNIVESQQFGDPETGTFFMRVQFGALPDTDPDELRGAFASLVPELGLDWKLHDLAERQRVLIMVSKGGHCLNDLLYRHRSGLLDIDVVAVASNHPDLRPLTQSHGIDYHHLPVGSGGKAAQEAEILALVEHYRADLVVLARYMQILSDDLCAKLPGRIINIHHSFLPSFKGARPYHQAHARGVKVIGATAHYVTADLDEGPIIEQEVARVDHAHSPEELVAVGRDVECLALARAVRWHAEHRVLLNGDRTVVFR; this is encoded by the coding sequence GTGAAGCAGTACGTCCTGACCCTGTCGTGCCCCGACCGGCCCGGAATCGTCGCCGCGGTCTCCGGGCTGCTCGCCGAGCGCGGGTGCAACATCGTGGAGAGCCAGCAGTTCGGCGACCCCGAGACCGGCACCTTCTTCATGCGCGTCCAGTTCGGCGCGCTCCCGGACACCGACCCCGACGAGCTGCGCGGCGCGTTCGCGTCGCTGGTGCCCGAGCTGGGGCTGGACTGGAAGCTGCACGACCTCGCCGAGCGGCAGCGCGTGCTGATCATGGTGTCGAAGGGCGGGCACTGCCTGAACGACCTGCTGTACCGGCACCGGTCCGGGCTGCTGGACATCGACGTCGTCGCGGTCGCCTCCAACCACCCCGACCTGCGGCCGCTCACCCAGTCGCACGGGATCGACTACCACCACCTGCCGGTCGGGTCCGGTGGCAAGGCCGCCCAGGAGGCCGAGATCCTCGCCCTGGTCGAGCACTACCGCGCCGACCTGGTCGTCCTCGCCCGCTACATGCAGATCCTCTCGGACGACCTCTGCGCCAAGCTGCCCGGCCGGATCATCAACATCCACCACTCCTTCCTGCCGAGCTTCAAGGGCGCCCGCCCCTACCACCAGGCGCACGCCCGCGGCGTCAAGGTGATCGGCGCGACCGCCCACTACGTCACCGCCGACCTGGACGAGGGGCCGATCATCGAGCAGGAGGTCGCGCGCGTCGACCACGCCCACAGCCCCGAGGAGCTCGTGGCCGTGGGGCGGGACGTCGAGTGCCTCGCGCTCGCCCGCGCCGTCCGGTGGCACGCGGAGCACCGCGTCCTGCTCAACGGCGACCGGACGGTCGTCTTCCGCTGA
- a CDS encoding PH domain-containing protein: MRPPRHRVERRAIGWWMLQSLAVSGPLLAGSVVAYALWTPARPWLVLLVGALAVLLLAGLLVEPLWRYRVHRWETTDQAVYARTGWLVREWRVAPLSRVQTVDAVQGPIEQLLGLSTLRVTTASSRGAIDIGGLDRETAARVAERLTRIAQATPGDAT, from the coding sequence CTGCGGCCGCCGCGGCACCGGGTCGAGCGCCGCGCCATCGGGTGGTGGATGCTGCAGTCGCTCGCCGTGTCCGGGCCGCTCCTCGCCGGGTCGGTCGTCGCGTACGCGCTCTGGACGCCCGCGCGTCCATGGCTCGTCCTGCTCGTCGGGGCCCTGGCGGTCCTCCTGCTCGCGGGCCTGCTCGTCGAACCGCTGTGGCGCTACCGGGTGCACCGCTGGGAGACCACCGACCAGGCCGTGTACGCCCGGACCGGCTGGCTGGTGCGGGAGTGGCGGGTGGCGCCGCTCTCCCGGGTACAGACCGTCGACGCCGTGCAGGGGCCCATCGAGCAGCTCCTCGGGCTCTCGACGCTGCGCGTCACGACCGCCTCGTCCCGGGGCGCCATCGACATCGGCGGCCTGGACCGGGAGACCGCCGCCCGCGTCGCCGAGCGGCTCACGCGGATCGCCCAGGCCACGCCGGGTGACGCGACATGA
- a CDS encoding glycoside hydrolase family 4 has translation MKIAIIGAGSGYMPGVIRGLLHRADDLAGTELACHDIDAPHLDVMARLARNMFAARGASLTVTAHTDLEPALDGASYVFTTFRPGGLAARHLDESIPLKHGVVGQETAGPGGFLMALRSVPVLLEIAAAAPPDAWIVNYTNPTNVVTDAVARATGARVIGLCDQFAGDTEMWADLLGLPVERLEADWTGLNHATWASRVRLDGAELDLPSLLDGLAVPGGGATPWRDPSRMAELARALGFLPNSYAKYYFFHDEVVAELRAKGTTRAQDILATLPAYYERVDAESRRPDPDPSRERGGGEHGEFAVDVICALHRDEGRRMIVNTRNGGAVASLDDDAIVEVPAIVGRSGPVPLTMGALPAPVRGLTQAIHAYERLASDAAVTGDRRTALRALMAHPFVRSKHTAERILDEGLAAHRAHLPQFR, from the coding sequence GTGAAGATCGCCATCATCGGCGCCGGCAGCGGCTACATGCCGGGCGTCATCCGCGGCCTGCTGCACCGCGCCGACGACCTCGCGGGCACCGAGCTCGCCTGCCACGACATCGACGCCCCGCACCTGGACGTCATGGCACGCCTCGCCCGGAACATGTTCGCCGCGCGCGGTGCGTCCCTCACCGTCACCGCGCACACCGACCTCGAACCGGCCCTCGACGGCGCCTCCTACGTCTTCACGACGTTCCGGCCCGGCGGGCTCGCCGCCCGGCACCTGGACGAGTCGATCCCGCTGAAGCACGGCGTCGTCGGGCAGGAGACCGCGGGGCCCGGCGGGTTCCTGATGGCGCTGCGCTCCGTCCCGGTCCTCCTCGAGATCGCCGCCGCCGCGCCCCCGGACGCGTGGATCGTCAACTACACGAACCCGACGAACGTCGTGACCGACGCCGTCGCCCGCGCGACGGGCGCCCGCGTCATCGGCCTGTGCGACCAGTTCGCCGGCGACACCGAGATGTGGGCCGATCTCCTCGGCCTCCCCGTCGAGCGCCTCGAAGCCGACTGGACGGGCCTGAACCACGCGACGTGGGCGTCGCGCGTCCGGCTCGACGGTGCCGAACTCGACCTGCCGTCCCTGCTCGACGGCCTGGCGGTGCCGGGCGGCGGCGCCACCCCGTGGCGCGACCCGTCCCGGATGGCCGAACTCGCCCGCGCCCTCGGCTTCCTGCCGAACTCGTACGCGAAGTACTACTTCTTCCACGACGAGGTCGTGGCGGAACTCCGGGCGAAGGGGACGACGCGCGCCCAGGACATCCTCGCGACGCTCCCCGCCTACTACGAGCGGGTCGACGCCGAGTCGCGCCGCCCGGACCCCGACCCGTCCCGCGAGCGCGGCGGCGGCGAGCACGGCGAGTTCGCGGTCGACGTCATCTGCGCCCTGCACCGCGACGAGGGCCGCCGCATGATCGTCAACACCCGCAACGGCGGCGCGGTCGCCTCCCTCGACGACGACGCGATCGTCGAGGTCCCCGCGATCGTCGGCCGGTCCGGTCCCGTCCCGCTCACGATGGGCGCGCTGCCCGCGCCCGTCCGCGGGCTCACGCAGGCGATCCACGCCTACGAGCGGCTCGCGTCGGACGCGGCCGTCACCGGCGACCGCCGCACGGCGCTGCGGGCGCTGATGGCGCACCCGTTCGTCCGGTCCAAGCACACGGCCGAGCGGATCCTCGACGAGGGCCTCGCCGCGCACCGCGCGCACCTTCCCCAGTTCCGCTGA
- a CDS encoding MFS transporter, producing MRAKEPDTVHKAVLPAVMLSLATVVSAVASLNTALPSLARDLRATQTELAWIIDAYALVFAALLLLGGAIGDRYGRRRVLAAGLVIFGAGSVAAAFADDPAWLIAMRGVLGVGAALVMPATLSTITATFPARERARAVGAWAGVAGASAIFGLLVSGSLLELWSWRSVFWMNVVLAAVALAATLAVVPESAEPDAPRLDLTGALLTVAGLGAGVYSIIEAPMEGWTSAHTLGGFAASIVLLAAFVGWETRRPNPLLDPRLFRIPAFSAATLSITVQFFAFFGFVFIVLQYLQIVKGNGPLLAAASLLPMAAALMPSARVIAPRLADRLGHRRVVTAGLVLVSAAMATLSLLDAGSSYWLLLTALIPLGAGMGLAMTPATAAITDAVPAAKQGVGSAVNDLARELGGALGIAVLGSVLQSAYRADLDLAGVPARAAEQAESSPAVAAQLGPRIAEQARDAFAAGIGTAFLYSAIILAVTAVLVAVMLRGRPSGAAAGSGEAPARDNSISV from the coding sequence ATGCGAGCCAAAGAACCCGACACCGTGCACAAGGCCGTGCTGCCCGCCGTGATGCTCTCCCTCGCCACCGTCGTGTCGGCGGTGGCGTCCCTCAACACCGCGCTGCCGTCCCTGGCCCGCGACCTGCGCGCCACGCAGACCGAACTGGCCTGGATCATCGACGCCTACGCGCTGGTCTTCGCCGCCCTCCTGCTGCTCGGCGGCGCCATCGGCGACCGCTACGGCCGCCGCCGCGTCCTCGCGGCCGGGTTGGTGATCTTCGGTGCCGGGTCGGTCGCCGCCGCGTTCGCCGACGACCCCGCCTGGCTGATCGCGATGCGCGGCGTGCTCGGCGTGGGCGCCGCGCTGGTCATGCCCGCGACGCTCTCCACGATCACCGCCACGTTCCCCGCCCGCGAGCGGGCCCGCGCCGTGGGCGCCTGGGCGGGCGTCGCGGGGGCCAGCGCGATCTTCGGGCTGCTGGTCTCCGGCAGCCTCCTCGAACTGTGGTCGTGGCGGTCGGTGTTCTGGATGAACGTCGTGCTCGCCGCCGTCGCGCTCGCCGCCACCCTCGCCGTGGTGCCCGAGTCGGCGGAGCCGGACGCGCCGCGCCTCGACCTCACCGGCGCGCTGCTCACCGTCGCGGGCCTCGGCGCCGGCGTCTACTCGATCATCGAAGCGCCGATGGAGGGCTGGACGAGCGCGCACACCCTCGGCGGCTTCGCCGCGTCGATCGTCCTGCTCGCGGCGTTCGTCGGCTGGGAGACGCGGCGCCCGAACCCGCTGCTGGACCCGCGGCTGTTCCGCATCCCCGCGTTCTCCGCCGCGACCCTCTCGATCACCGTCCAGTTCTTCGCGTTCTTCGGGTTCGTGTTCATCGTCCTGCAGTACCTGCAGATCGTGAAGGGCAACGGGCCGCTGCTCGCGGCGGCGAGCCTGCTCCCGATGGCCGCGGCGCTGATGCCGTCCGCGCGGGTGATCGCGCCCCGGCTCGCCGACCGGCTGGGCCACCGCCGCGTCGTCACCGCCGGGCTGGTCCTGGTGAGCGCCGCGATGGCGACGCTCTCGCTCCTCGACGCCGGCAGCTCGTACTGGCTGCTGCTCACCGCCCTGATCCCGCTCGGCGCCGGGATGGGCCTCGCGATGACCCCCGCCACCGCCGCGATCACCGACGCCGTCCCGGCCGCCAAGCAGGGCGTCGGCTCGGCTGTGAACGACCTGGCCCGCGAGCTGGGCGGCGCGCTCGGCATCGCCGTCCTCGGCAGCGTCCTGCAGTCCGCCTACCGCGCCGACCTCGACCTCGCCGGCGTCCCCGCCCGCGCGGCCGAGCAGGCGGAGTCGTCCCCGGCGGTCGCCGCGCAGCTCGGCCCGCGCATCGCCGAGCAGGCCCGGGACGCCTTCGCGGCGGGCATCGGCACGGCGTTCCTGTACTCGGCGATCATCCTCGCGGTCACCGCCGTCCTCGTCGCGGTCATGCTCCGCGGACGCCCGTCCGGGGCGGCGGCCGGGTCCGGCGAGGCGCCCGCGCGGGACAACTCGATATCGGTGTGA
- a CDS encoding SIMPL domain-containing protein, whose amino-acid sequence MSDAPVISVRGEAVLEVEPEIARLSVHVQSQEGDRRRALDRLVERNERCLELIRSYGDAIERLETGGLSITPLLKYKRREGDVRAYQGTVWIKPVVADFAVLGELVTRLGDLERTYVHGPDWDLRRDSEVYARAARQAAQEAVARARSYADALGARLTGLVELSDEGLGRADTGGPAPVRLAAAFGSAEAGGEPEPIDLEPAVQTVRAAVEARFTATAPDLDAGPA is encoded by the coding sequence ATGAGCGACGCACCCGTCATCAGCGTGCGCGGCGAGGCGGTGCTGGAGGTCGAGCCCGAGATCGCCCGGCTTTCGGTGCACGTCCAGTCGCAGGAGGGCGACCGCCGCCGGGCCCTCGACCGGCTCGTCGAGCGCAACGAGCGCTGCCTGGAGCTGATCCGCTCCTACGGCGACGCGATCGAGCGGCTCGAGACCGGCGGCCTGTCGATCACCCCGCTGCTGAAGTACAAGCGGCGCGAGGGCGACGTCCGCGCCTACCAGGGCACCGTCTGGATCAAGCCCGTCGTCGCCGACTTCGCCGTCCTCGGTGAGCTGGTCACCCGGCTCGGCGACCTCGAGCGCACCTACGTCCACGGCCCCGACTGGGACCTGCGGCGCGACAGCGAGGTGTACGCGCGGGCCGCCCGGCAGGCCGCGCAGGAGGCCGTCGCCCGCGCGCGCAGCTACGCGGACGCGCTCGGCGCCCGGCTCACCGGCCTGGTCGAGCTGTCGGACGAGGGCCTCGGCCGCGCCGACACCGGCGGTCCGGCCCCGGTCCGGCTGGCCGCCGCGTTCGGCTCCGCCGAAGCCGGCGGCGAGCCCGAGCCGATCGACCTCGAACCCGCCGTGCAGACCGTCCGCGCGGCCGTGGAGGCCCGCTTCACCGCGACCGCCCCCGACCTGGACGCGGGACCCGCGTGA
- the bcp gene encoding thioredoxin-dependent thiol peroxidase, with translation MSERLQPGDDAPEFELPDADENPVSLSSLRGGRVILYFYPAAMTPGCTKESVDFQSSLEELEPAGVTVVGISPDKPAKLAKFREKEGLTFPLLSDPENAVLKAYGAYGEKKLYGKVVVGVIRSTFVIDAEGKVEKAYYNVKATGHVERLRRDLSV, from the coding sequence GTGTCCGAGCGGCTGCAGCCGGGGGACGACGCCCCCGAATTCGAGCTTCCCGACGCCGACGAGAACCCGGTGTCGCTGTCGTCGCTGCGCGGCGGGCGCGTGATCCTGTACTTCTACCCGGCCGCGATGACGCCCGGCTGCACCAAGGAGTCCGTCGACTTCCAGAGCAGCCTCGAGGAGCTGGAGCCGGCGGGCGTCACCGTCGTCGGCATCTCCCCCGACAAGCCCGCCAAGCTGGCGAAGTTCCGGGAGAAGGAGGGCCTGACGTTCCCGCTGCTGTCCGACCCGGAGAACGCGGTGCTGAAGGCCTACGGCGCCTACGGGGAGAAGAAGCTGTACGGCAAGGTCGTGGTCGGGGTGATCCGCTCGACCTTCGTCATCGACGCCGAAGGCAAGGTCGAGAAGGCGTACTACAACGTGAAGGCCACCGGCCACGTGGAGCGCCTCCGCCGCGACCTGTCCGTCTGA
- a CDS encoding DUF6286 domain-containing protein yields MTETLVKDLIREEQNERRARRLAVREFRPRRAVAGLTAALLLTGLGGVAAVELLAAALGSGVHPIPGAGAVVDALHRLPWRDPVVAGGAAGTAALGLALVLAGLPGRLRAVPLAGADARLAGGLTRGDLRRTVTDAALGVPGIERAHVRGAGVLRRRMTVRVATPYHNPANLADLVADAVGERLDAIEPMRRPPVDVRVGYRRG; encoded by the coding sequence ATGACCGAGACCCTGGTCAAGGACCTGATTCGGGAAGAGCAGAACGAGCGGCGGGCGCGGCGGCTCGCCGTCCGCGAGTTCCGGCCGCGCCGGGCCGTCGCCGGCCTCACCGCCGCGCTGCTGCTCACCGGGCTCGGCGGCGTCGCGGCCGTCGAGCTGCTGGCGGCGGCCCTCGGCTCCGGAGTGCACCCGATCCCCGGCGCGGGCGCCGTCGTGGACGCGCTGCACCGGCTGCCGTGGCGCGACCCCGTCGTGGCGGGCGGCGCCGCGGGGACCGCCGCGCTCGGGCTCGCGCTCGTCCTCGCCGGGTTGCCCGGACGGCTGCGCGCCGTCCCGCTGGCCGGTGCCGACGCCCGGCTCGCCGGCGGCCTCACCCGCGGCGACCTGCGGCGGACGGTCACCGACGCGGCCCTCGGGGTACCGGGCATCGAACGCGCGCACGTCCGCGGCGCCGGCGTCCTGCGGCGGCGGATGACGGTGCGCGTCGCGACGCCGTACCACAACCCCGCCAACCTGGCGGACCTGGTGGCCGACGCCGTCGGCGAGCGGCTGGACGCGATCGAGCCGATGCGGCGCCCGCCGGTGGACGTCCGCGTCGGCTACCGCCGGGGCTGA
- a CDS encoding PHB depolymerase family esterase has protein sequence MRRILLVVVAVSLVLSGCTDGGDGGGDGGEPGKGGRPAKVDGVPTDAGTHKQKLKVDAFGHREYLLHVPPKVADGEWEDGRPADPPPLVLALHGGLADMNKAEERTGFSGLSDEEGFLVAYPNGFMTTWNAGDCCGAAKVGDLDDVQFLSELITKLTEAGLADPDRVYVTGFSNGAGMAYRFACQKPDMVAAIGAVEGALVTECDPAKPVSAMIVHGTADGNVPFKGGGDRDFNDKRPFPPVSEAVDFWRKRAGLPELREDAGGLGDNGKCESTGKGSGGVSVAFCTIAGGTHEWPSGASERLWEFFADHPRAG, from the coding sequence ATGCGGCGAATCCTGCTCGTGGTGGTGGCGGTCTCCCTCGTCCTGTCGGGCTGCACGGACGGCGGCGACGGCGGAGGCGACGGCGGCGAGCCGGGGAAGGGCGGCCGCCCGGCGAAGGTGGACGGCGTCCCGACCGACGCGGGCACGCACAAGCAGAAGCTCAAGGTGGACGCGTTCGGCCACCGCGAGTACCTGCTGCACGTTCCGCCGAAGGTCGCCGACGGGGAGTGGGAGGACGGCAGGCCCGCCGATCCGCCCCCGCTCGTCCTCGCCCTGCACGGCGGGCTCGCGGACATGAACAAGGCCGAGGAGCGGACGGGCTTCAGCGGGCTGTCGGACGAGGAGGGCTTCCTCGTCGCCTACCCGAACGGGTTCATGACCACGTGGAACGCGGGCGACTGCTGCGGCGCCGCGAAGGTCGGCGACCTCGACGACGTCCAGTTCCTGTCCGAGCTGATCACCAAGCTGACGGAGGCGGGCCTCGCCGACCCCGACCGCGTGTACGTGACCGGGTTCTCCAACGGCGCCGGGATGGCGTACAGGTTCGCCTGCCAGAAGCCGGACATGGTCGCGGCGATCGGCGCGGTCGAGGGCGCGCTCGTCACCGAGTGCGACCCCGCGAAGCCGGTGTCGGCGATGATCGTGCACGGCACCGCGGACGGGAACGTCCCGTTCAAGGGCGGCGGCGACCGCGACTTCAACGACAAGCGGCCGTTCCCGCCGGTGTCGGAGGCCGTCGACTTCTGGCGGAAGCGCGCCGGGCTGCCCGAGCTGCGCGAGGACGCCGGCGGCCTCGGCGACAACGGGAAGTGCGAGAGCACCGGCAAGGGCTCGGGCGGGGTCTCGGTGGCGTTCTGCACGATCGCCGGCGGGACGCACGAGTGGCCGTCCGGCGCCAGCGAGCGGTTGTGGGAGTTCTTCGCGGACCATCCGCGCGCGGGCTGA
- a CDS encoding TetR/AcrR family transcriptional regulator — protein sequence MGSETGTADRKRRSFIEEARREQIMTAAAEVAAEVGYASTSFSRIAEKAGISKSVITYHFSGKDEILRLVTARLFERVWQHMEARIEAETTAAGQVRAWIGAQLEFFGAHRTEFLAMSEIVAGHRDPDGTPAYAADLAEEVDALAEILARGQRDGEFREFDPRGVANIILRSTDGVLASWAYDDGVDLPGQTTVLLDFIDHAIGGRR from the coding sequence ATGGGTTCGGAAACTGGGACGGCCGACCGGAAACGGCGGTCGTTCATCGAGGAGGCGCGGCGCGAGCAGATCATGACGGCGGCCGCCGAGGTCGCCGCCGAGGTCGGCTACGCGAGCACCTCGTTCTCGCGGATCGCCGAGAAGGCCGGGATCAGCAAGAGCGTGATCACGTACCACTTCAGCGGCAAGGACGAGATCCTGCGCCTCGTCACGGCACGCCTCTTCGAGCGGGTCTGGCAGCACATGGAGGCCCGGATCGAGGCGGAGACCACCGCCGCGGGACAGGTCCGGGCGTGGATCGGCGCGCAGCTCGAGTTCTTCGGCGCGCACCGGACGGAGTTCCTGGCGATGAGCGAGATCGTGGCCGGCCATCGCGACCCGGACGGGACCCCCGCCTACGCCGCCGACCTGGCCGAGGAGGTCGACGCGCTCGCCGAGATCCTCGCCCGCGGCCAGCGGGACGGCGAGTTCCGCGAGTTCGACCCGCGCGGGGTCGCGAACATCATCCTGCGCAGCACCGACGGCGTCCTCGCCTCCTGGGCCTACGACGACGGCGTCGACCTGCCGGGCCAGACCACCGTCCTGCTCGACTTCATCGACCACGCGATCGGGGGCCGACGATGA
- a CDS encoding amino acid deaminase/aldolase: MNLRDRYDAATAALEAPFAVVDLAAFRANAADLVRRAAGKPIRVASKSVRCRALLEDVLATDGFAGIMAYTLPEALWLAAEGVADDILVAYPTADRTAIAELAANERAARAVTLMVDCPEHLDMIERAAGNRRVRVCIDVDASYRPLGARVRIGALRSPLRTAADVAAFAETILKRPGLELVGLMAYESQIAGVGDLPPGRPARGRVIAAMQRRSRLELARRRAAIVRAVRNLTDLEFVNGGGTGSVEKTVAERAVTEVAAGSGLYHPHLFDQYSNFSGRPAALFALPVVRRPGPGVVTCLGGGYLASGPGDAIRLPVPYLPTGLAYSSTEGAGEVQTPLLGRAADGLEIGDRVWFRHTKAGELCERFDAVHLIDGDRFVRTVPTYRGEGRTFL, from the coding sequence ATGAACCTCCGGGACCGCTACGACGCCGCGACGGCCGCGCTCGAGGCGCCGTTCGCCGTCGTCGACCTCGCGGCCTTCCGCGCCAACGCCGCCGACCTCGTCCGCCGCGCCGCCGGGAAGCCGATCCGGGTGGCGAGCAAGTCGGTCCGCTGCCGCGCCCTGCTGGAGGACGTCCTCGCGACCGACGGCTTCGCCGGGATCATGGCGTACACGCTGCCCGAGGCGCTGTGGCTCGCCGCCGAGGGCGTCGCCGACGACATCCTCGTCGCCTACCCCACCGCCGACCGCACCGCCATCGCCGAACTCGCCGCGAACGAGCGCGCCGCCCGCGCCGTCACGCTCATGGTCGACTGCCCCGAGCACCTCGACATGATCGAGCGGGCCGCCGGGAACCGCCGCGTCCGCGTCTGCATCGACGTCGACGCCTCCTACCGCCCGCTCGGCGCGCGGGTCCGGATCGGCGCGCTGCGCTCCCCGCTGCGCACCGCGGCCGACGTCGCCGCGTTCGCCGAGACGATCCTCAAGCGTCCCGGCCTCGAACTGGTCGGGCTGATGGCCTACGAGTCGCAGATCGCGGGCGTCGGCGACCTGCCGCCCGGACGCCCCGCGCGCGGCCGCGTCATCGCCGCCATGCAGCGGCGGTCCCGGCTGGAGCTCGCGCGGCGGCGCGCGGCGATCGTCCGGGCCGTCCGGAACCTCACGGACCTGGAGTTCGTCAACGGCGGCGGCACCGGCAGCGTCGAGAAGACCGTCGCCGAGCGCGCCGTCACCGAGGTCGCCGCCGGGTCGGGGCTCTACCACCCGCACCTGTTCGATCAGTACTCCAACTTCAGCGGACGGCCCGCCGCGCTGTTCGCCCTCCCCGTGGTGCGGCGGCCCGGCCCCGGCGTCGTGACCTGCCTCGGCGGCGGCTACCTGGCGTCCGGGCCCGGCGACGCGATCCGGCTGCCCGTCCCCTACCTGCCGACCGGCCTGGCGTACTCCTCCACCGAGGGCGCCGGGGAGGTGCAGACGCCGCTGCTCGGCCGCGCCGCGGACGGGCTGGAGATCGGCGACCGCGTCTGGTTCCGGCACACCAAGGCCGGCGAGCTGTGCGAGCGGTTCGACGCGGTGCACCTGATCGACGGCGACCGGTTCGTCCGTACCGTCCCGACCTACCGGGGCGAGGGCCGCACCTTCCTCTAG
- a CDS encoding TetR family transcriptional regulator, whose amino-acid sequence MRSVAAEAGVDAALISYFFGSKKGLFGAVVGLLANPPEVLAGALPGDPAGLPERILRAQLAAWDDPATGPPLALLVRTAVQEPELSRLLKDVVWHEMIERVAAHVGGPDASGRAAAFGTQLAGVVFARYILAIDPIASMPTDEFVARHVPPLRLALFPPRRPRTF is encoded by the coding sequence ATGCGGTCCGTCGCCGCCGAGGCGGGCGTGGACGCCGCGCTGATCAGCTACTTCTTCGGCTCGAAGAAGGGCCTGTTCGGCGCGGTGGTCGGGCTGCTGGCCAACCCGCCCGAGGTGCTGGCGGGCGCGCTGCCCGGCGACCCCGCCGGCCTGCCCGAACGGATCCTGCGGGCCCAGCTCGCCGCGTGGGACGACCCCGCGACCGGCCCGCCGCTCGCGCTCCTGGTGCGCACGGCCGTCCAGGAACCGGAACTGTCGCGGCTGCTCAAGGACGTCGTGTGGCACGAGATGATCGAGCGCGTCGCGGCGCACGTCGGCGGTCCCGACGCGTCCGGGCGCGCCGCCGCGTTCGGCACCCAGCTCGCCGGGGTCGTGTTCGCCCGGTACATCCTCGCGATCGACCCGATCGCCTCGATGCCGACCGATGAATTCGTCGCCCGGCACGTCCCGCCCTTGCGCCTCGCCCTCTTCCCGCCCCGCCGGCCGCGCACCTTCTGA